A window of Fibrobacter sp. UWH6 contains these coding sequences:
- a CDS encoding FISUMP domain-containing protein, which produces MKRYNFFEKYSTLSKSVLTLALGFFVACSDSGTSSDENGGSTSGNTNGGSCKELAKECPLSLDENSICDSRDGQVYKTVKIGDQVWLAENMNFCTTESWCYDGREKNCQKYGRLYSWSAAMGLDKSYQQKYANLTGNVQGACPEGFHVASVDDWNELEAFAKTEAKASQSDVGALLRSNTNDWQVEYNDVFGEMGGPGNDGLGFGALPAGEKWSREYKDLGTVAYFWTANEDTNEPPIGSPSKALIRSLKKNINDVVGFGSLLKDEGLSLRCVKD; this is translated from the coding sequence ATGAAACGCTATAATTTTTTTGAAAAATATTCTACCCTGAGTAAATCGGTTTTGACTCTGGCTTTGGGGTTCTTCGTTGCTTGCTCCGATTCGGGAACTTCTTCCGATGAAAATGGAGGCTCAACTTCTGGAAACACAAATGGTGGGTCTTGCAAGGAATTGGCAAAGGAATGCCCTTTATCTCTTGACGAAAATTCCATTTGCGATAGCCGTGATGGACAGGTGTACAAGACTGTAAAAATTGGCGATCAGGTTTGGCTTGCTGAGAATATGAATTTCTGCACTACAGAAAGCTGGTGCTATGATGGTCGCGAAAAGAATTGCCAAAAATATGGTCGTCTGTATAGCTGGTCTGCAGCCATGGGCCTCGATAAATCCTACCAGCAAAAATACGCGAACTTGACAGGAAATGTCCAGGGCGCATGTCCAGAAGGGTTCCATGTTGCAAGTGTCGATGACTGGAATGAGCTGGAAGCTTTTGCAAAAACAGAAGCTAAGGCAAGCCAATCCGATGTCGGTGCACTTCTTCGTTCTAACACCAATGACTGGCAGGTTGAATACAATGATGTGTTCGGCGAAATGGGTGGCCCGGGCAATGATGGGTTGGGCTTTGGCGCGCTCCCCGCAGGCGAGAAATGGTCTAGGGAATACAAGGATTTAGGTACTGTCGCCTATTTCTGGACTGCCAATGAGGATACAAACGAGCCTCCCATTGGAAGCCCGTCCAAAGCACTCATCCGCTCTCTGAAAAAGAACATCAATGATGTAGTGGGTTTTGGCTCGCTGTTGAAGGATGAGGGCCTTTCCCTTCGTTGTGTAAAGGATTGA
- a CDS encoding DUF1810 domain-containing protein, whose amino-acid sequence MSFDLQRFKDAQESDYPVALNEIKAGCKESHWIWYIFPQLKELGYSPTAKYYGLTKDEARAYIADDVLRTRLVEISEALLALENNNATEVMGYPDDLKLKSCMTLFMEVAPEIEVFGKVLEKFFSGEKDSRTLELLAIR is encoded by the coding sequence ATGAGTTTTGATTTGCAAAGGTTTAAAGACGCCCAGGAATCCGATTATCCAGTTGCGTTGAACGAAATTAAGGCTGGCTGCAAAGAAAGCCATTGGATTTGGTACATCTTTCCTCAACTGAAGGAGCTTGGATATAGCCCAACGGCAAAATACTACGGATTGACGAAGGATGAGGCCAGGGCTTACATTGCAGATGATGTTTTAAGGACTCGCCTTGTTGAAATTTCAGAGGCGTTGCTGGCGTTGGAAAATAACAATGCAACAGAAGTCATGGGGTATCCCGACGACTTGAAACTAAAATCGTGCATGACTCTGTTCATGGAAGTGGCGCCTGAAATTGAAGTCTTCGGCAAGGTCCTTGAGAAATTCTTTTCCGGAGAAAAGGACTCCAGAACTTTGGAACTGCTGGCTATAAGATAA
- a CDS encoding type II toxin-antitoxin system RelB/DinJ family antitoxin, whose amino-acid sequence MATSLLQIRMDEDLKNQAAELFESLGMDIPTAIRVFFKRALVEKGLPFDVKTTSSKEADDPMGLLSSLQALNANAQKNGTIGMSEEEIEEEIKQMHAERRKKKCSTR is encoded by the coding sequence ATGGCGACGTCGTTATTACAAATTCGAATGGATGAAGATTTGAAAAACCAGGCCGCAGAATTGTTCGAAAGTCTCGGCATGGACATCCCTACTGCAATTCGTGTATTTTTCAAGCGAGCCCTTGTTGAAAAAGGATTGCCCTTTGATGTCAAAACCACTTCGTCAAAAGAGGCTGATGATCCAATGGGGCTTTTGTCTTCACTTCAGGCGTTGAATGCTAATGCTCAAAAAAATGGGACTATAGGCATGAGCGAAGAAGAAATTGAGGAAGAAATCAAGCAGATGCATGCTGAAAGAAGGAAGAAAAAATGCTCTAC
- a CDS encoding ATP-binding protein, with protein sequence MILREKYIVPIRDFYKSDLIKIITGIRRCGKSVILKQVMDEISVKSSNLIYLNFENAVNVPDIKNGNDLIDYVLKKKKRGLCYVFLDEVQTIDGWQLACKTLRLNQCSVFITGSNSKLLSSEFTKELSGRYVSFRIRPFVYKEILKIAKEKRKKVPISDYLIWGGFPNRFYMKNQEAQDLYLNDLKETIVVNDLVNRYGIRKRSLFESLVTFILHSNSRIFSAKAIRDYVKQEHDKCSVNTIMKYLAYLKEAYVICGLPQYSTKVKRELSFYEKIYNEDVALNSIHASAGRYDITHNLENIVYNELIYMGYELFVYNNKGKEIDFLAQKGNKRYLIQVAYSVAEEKAYAREFDAFNGVEGDFQKIIITNDDVDYSSSTVRHIMLKDFLVMESLEVTPKATTLAEAQAAYNVWLQYKKEHP encoded by the coding sequence GTGATTTTAAGAGAAAAGTACATTGTTCCGATTCGTGACTTTTATAAATCTGATTTGATTAAGATTATCACAGGGATTCGCCGCTGCGGAAAGTCTGTGATTCTTAAGCAAGTTATGGATGAAATTTCAGTCAAGTCATCCAACTTGATTTATCTTAATTTTGAAAACGCAGTCAATGTTCCGGACATAAAGAACGGCAATGACTTGATTGATTACGTTCTGAAAAAGAAAAAACGCGGGCTTTGCTATGTTTTTCTGGATGAAGTGCAAACCATCGATGGATGGCAACTTGCGTGCAAGACATTGCGTCTGAATCAATGCTCCGTATTCATTACAGGTTCAAATTCAAAACTTCTTTCAAGCGAATTTACCAAGGAACTAAGCGGCCGTTATGTTTCATTCCGGATTCGTCCCTTTGTTTACAAGGAAATTTTAAAGATTGCCAAGGAAAAGAGGAAAAAGGTTCCCATTTCCGATTACTTGATTTGGGGTGGTTTCCCGAATCGATTCTATATGAAGAATCAAGAGGCTCAAGACTTATATCTTAATGACCTTAAGGAAACTATTGTCGTTAATGACCTGGTAAACCGCTACGGCATCAGAAAACGCTCACTCTTTGAAAGCCTTGTTACTTTTATACTGCATTCCAATAGTCGCATTTTCTCGGCCAAGGCGATTCGTGATTACGTGAAACAGGAACATGATAAGTGCTCTGTCAACACAATTATGAAATACCTTGCCTATTTAAAGGAGGCTTACGTCATTTGCGGATTGCCGCAATACTCCACCAAGGTCAAGCGTGAACTTTCTTTCTACGAGAAAATCTACAATGAAGATGTTGCCCTCAATTCTATCCATGCCTCCGCGGGTCGTTACGACATTACCCACAACCTGGAGAACATTGTCTACAATGAACTAATCTATATGGGCTACGAATTGTTTGTGTACAACAACAAGGGAAAAGAAATTGATTTCCTTGCCCAAAAGGGTAACAAAAGATACTTGATACAAGTTGCCTACAGCGTCGCCGAGGAAAAGGCCTACGCAAGGGAATTTGATGCGTTCAATGGCGTAGAAGGGGATTTCCAGAAAATCATCATCACCAATGATGACGTGGACTACTCTTCAAGTACAGTAAGACATATCATGCTCAAGGATTTCTTGGTTATGGAATCTTTGGAAGTAACGCCCAAAGCAACGACCTTGGCAGAGGCGCAAGCTGCTTACAATGTGTGGCTGCAATACAAAAAAGAACATCCCTAG